The proteins below are encoded in one region of Nitrospira sp.:
- a CDS encoding TolC family protein translates to MRHDQARSRLCRGAIVRGIRFGLALAMLGVSTLAGGWVQAADSPGVSAVPFAPPVVRLNLSEAMALFLKQNLDLLIAKYGIEFSKGQQITARLFPNPVAQIGSVASFTQGNTLAKTAGLTMQVQQLFELAGKRGYRIESAGFGVQSAEADFEDAVRQLGFTIKDAYYRVLVAQRRLALAEENRDRFARILDVNTIRFKKGYIAEVDLIRIRLQVVDFQSQVIESIQEGESARADLRQLLRLSPASKLELTTEMDYRRVDPDMGKLRSVALEVRPDIRSRRASLSQREADLKLAKALRIPDVTIGAGYAIQGPQGPDNQQMGILNLGVPLPLFNRNQGGIVQAEVGVQSAQAELDRTVNQVENQVDVAYQNLLQSRRLVEAYLAGVLEDARSTFTIVERAYERGGATILDLLDAARTSRTIQQNFIEALFSYQRNLFQLESSVGQEITS, encoded by the coding sequence ATGCGCCATGACCAAGCTCGCTCCAGACTGTGCCGTGGTGCCATAGTTCGGGGGATTCGCTTCGGTTTGGCACTCGCCATGCTGGGCGTCTCCACACTTGCCGGCGGATGGGTTCAGGCAGCCGATTCTCCTGGCGTCTCGGCTGTTCCGTTTGCCCCTCCGGTGGTCCGCCTGAATCTCTCCGAGGCGATGGCCCTCTTTCTCAAGCAGAACTTAGACCTGCTCATTGCCAAGTATGGCATCGAGTTCAGTAAGGGGCAGCAGATCACGGCGCGCCTGTTCCCCAATCCGGTGGCGCAAATCGGCAGCGTCGCGTCCTTTACTCAGGGCAATACGCTGGCCAAAACCGCCGGTCTCACGATGCAGGTGCAGCAGCTGTTTGAATTGGCCGGCAAGCGCGGGTATCGCATCGAAAGCGCCGGGTTCGGCGTCCAGTCGGCGGAGGCGGATTTCGAGGACGCGGTCAGGCAACTGGGTTTCACCATCAAGGATGCCTACTATCGCGTGTTGGTGGCGCAACGTCGGCTTGCGCTGGCGGAGGAGAATCGCGACCGTTTTGCGAGGATTCTGGACGTCAATACGATTCGGTTCAAGAAGGGCTATATCGCCGAGGTCGATCTCATCCGGATCAGGTTGCAAGTGGTGGATTTTCAATCGCAGGTGATCGAATCGATTCAGGAGGGGGAGTCCGCACGGGCGGACTTGCGCCAGTTGCTGCGTCTCTCGCCCGCCTCGAAACTGGAACTGACGACAGAGATGGATTATCGGCGAGTCGATCCTGACATGGGGAAGCTGCGTTCTGTGGCGTTGGAGGTGCGGCCTGATATCAGGAGTCGCCGAGCGTCGCTGTCTCAGCGCGAGGCGGATTTGAAATTGGCCAAGGCGTTGAGGATCCCCGATGTGACCATTGGCGCCGGTTATGCCATACAAGGGCCGCAGGGACCAGACAACCAGCAGATGGGAATCTTGAATTTGGGCGTACCGTTGCCGTTGTTCAATCGCAATCAGGGCGGGATCGTGCAGGCCGAAGTCGGTGTGCAATCTGCTCAGGCAGAGTTGGATCGCACGGTCAACCAAGTCGAGAATCAGGTGGATGTAGCGTATCAAAACCTTCTGCAGAGCCGCCGTCTGGTGGAAGCCTACTTGGCCGGCGTATTGGAGGATGCCCGGTCGACGTTCACCATTGTCGAACGAGCCTATGAACGGGGCGGGGCCACCATTCTCGATCTGCTCGATGCGGCCCGGACGTCCCGCACCATTCAACAGAACTTCATCGAAGCGCTCTTCTCCTATCAACGCAATCTGTTTCAATTGGAGAGTTCCGTCGGGCAGGAGATTACCTCATGA